The Pseudarthrobacter sulfonivorans genome includes a window with the following:
- a CDS encoding aminodeoxychorismate/anthranilate synthase component II gives MTTTKILVVDNYDSFVYTLVGYLQELGAETTVVRNDDVTLAEAIEMAQTRDGVLISPGPGNPAEAGVCIELIKWCGANNKPMFGVCLGHQALAEAYGGTVTHAPELMHGKTSLVEHNGTSVFAGLPSPVTATRYHSLAAVRDTIPDVLEITAETATGVVMGLQHRTAPLCGVQFHPESVLTEGGYQMLGNWLESLGMAGAAARAATLSPLIQH, from the coding sequence ATGACCACAACCAAAATCCTGGTCGTAGACAACTACGACAGCTTCGTTTACACCCTGGTGGGCTACCTCCAGGAACTCGGCGCCGAGACCACCGTTGTCCGCAACGACGACGTGACCCTCGCTGAAGCCATCGAGATGGCACAAACGCGCGACGGCGTCCTCATCTCACCCGGTCCGGGCAACCCCGCCGAGGCGGGCGTGTGCATTGAGCTGATCAAGTGGTGCGGGGCGAACAACAAGCCGATGTTCGGTGTGTGCCTGGGCCATCAGGCCCTGGCCGAAGCCTATGGCGGCACAGTGACCCACGCGCCGGAGCTGATGCACGGCAAGACCTCGCTGGTGGAGCACAACGGCACCAGCGTCTTCGCCGGGCTCCCCTCCCCCGTGACAGCGACGCGCTACCACTCGCTGGCAGCGGTAAGGGACACCATCCCCGACGTCCTGGAGATCACCGCCGAGACCGCGACCGGCGTCGTGATGGGTCTGCAGCACCGCACTGCCCCGCTGTGCGGCGTGCAGTTCCACCCGGAGTCGGTCCTGACCGAAGGCGGCTACCAGATGCTGGGCAACTGGCTCGAGTCCCTGGGAATGGCGGGAGCCGCCGCCCGTGCCGCCACGCTGAGCCCGCTCATCCAGCACTGA
- a CDS encoding class E sortase, with the protein MVVQEKARRAATRPARAAPARASILRGTVQVLGELLITAGIILLLFVGWQLWWTNIESDAKQSAVIKEFAQGLGGAMPASPEPDPSAAPVDYGTPAVAAAPGHAGTIGIMYIPRFGPNYTRPIVQGTTGDVLDTLGLGHYANTAMPGAVGNFAVAGHRQTHGAVLDNIHTLVPGDKIYVQTKDGYYIYVFRNNQIVMPSRTDVLEPVPTRPGVTPTESFLTMTSCNPRFGAEERIIAYALLDSWQPASAGPPAEIAAQVAAAVGGN; encoded by the coding sequence GTGGTAGTGCAGGAGAAGGCGAGGCGCGCCGCCACGCGGCCCGCCCGTGCGGCGCCCGCCCGCGCTTCCATTCTGCGTGGCACAGTGCAGGTGCTCGGCGAGCTGCTCATCACAGCCGGCATTATCCTCCTGCTCTTTGTGGGCTGGCAGCTGTGGTGGACCAACATCGAATCCGACGCCAAGCAGAGTGCCGTCATCAAGGAGTTCGCCCAGGGGCTGGGCGGCGCGATGCCTGCAAGCCCGGAACCGGATCCATCGGCAGCGCCCGTGGATTACGGCACCCCGGCCGTTGCCGCGGCACCAGGCCATGCCGGCACCATCGGCATCATGTATATCCCCCGCTTTGGCCCCAACTACACGCGACCCATCGTGCAGGGAACCACCGGGGATGTCCTGGATACGCTGGGGCTTGGCCATTACGCCAACACCGCCATGCCCGGCGCCGTCGGGAACTTCGCGGTGGCCGGACACCGACAGACCCACGGTGCCGTCCTGGACAATATCCACACCCTTGTCCCGGGGGACAAAATCTACGTCCAGACCAAGGACGGCTACTACATCTATGTCTTCCGCAACAACCAGATTGTGATGCCGTCCCGGACCGATGTCCTGGAACCGGTCCCCACCCGCCCCGGCGTCACTCCCACCGAAAGCTTCCTCACCATGACCAGTTGCAATCCGCGCTTCGGCGCCGAGGAACGCATCATCGCGTACGCGCTGCTGGATAGCTGGCAGCCTGCCTCGGCGGGCCCGCCAGCCGAGATCGCCGCCCAGGTGGCCGCAGCCGTGGGAGGAAACTGA
- a CDS encoding cell division protein CrgA, whose amino-acid sequence MPESKPRKKTSSAAQPASAAQAYKPNAVWFKPVMFGLMIIGLFWIITFYISEGRFPVQAWESWNIVAGFGIAIIGFLMTTRWRS is encoded by the coding sequence GTGCCCGAGTCAAAGCCTCGCAAGAAGACTTCCAGTGCCGCGCAGCCCGCTTCCGCGGCGCAGGCGTATAAGCCCAACGCTGTTTGGTTCAAGCCGGTGATGTTCGGCCTGATGATCATCGGGCTCTTCTGGATCATCACGTTCTACATCAGCGAGGGCCGGTTTCCTGTCCAGGCGTGGGAGTCGTGGAACATCGTGGCCGGCTTCGGCATTGCCATCATCGGCTTCCTGATGACCACGCGCTGGCGTTCCTGA
- a CDS encoding DNA-3-methyladenine glycosylase I — protein MTPAAAAQPLNEGVDGTVLGVDGLARPPWAAVDPLLREYYDSEWGLPVRDEQGLYERICLEGFQAGLSWATILRKRPAFRQAFLDFQPDAVAAFTEADVERLLQDPGIVRNRLKIRAAITNAHATIALREREGLVDFVWQFRPPTTPQPATHADIPTQSPESVALSKALRKQGFSFVGPTTMFALMEAIGMVDTHLLDSHRRGSSGVWTG, from the coding sequence ATGACTCCCGCTGCCGCCGCCCAGCCCCTAAACGAGGGTGTGGACGGAACTGTCCTGGGCGTCGACGGCCTCGCCCGCCCACCGTGGGCCGCCGTGGATCCGCTGTTGCGCGAGTACTACGACTCCGAATGGGGCCTCCCCGTCCGGGACGAACAGGGCCTCTACGAGCGCATCTGCCTTGAGGGCTTCCAGGCAGGTCTCTCCTGGGCCACCATCCTCCGGAAGCGCCCTGCCTTCCGTCAGGCTTTCCTCGACTTCCAGCCGGACGCTGTTGCCGCTTTTACCGAAGCTGACGTTGAGCGCCTGCTCCAGGATCCCGGCATCGTCCGCAACCGGCTCAAGATCCGTGCCGCCATCACCAATGCCCACGCCACCATCGCGCTGCGCGAACGGGAAGGCCTAGTTGACTTCGTCTGGCAGTTCCGGCCCCCAACCACTCCCCAGCCGGCCACCCACGCGGACATCCCCACGCAGTCACCGGAATCGGTGGCGCTGTCCAAGGCACTGCGGAAGCAGGGATTCTCGTTCGTTGGCCCCACCACCATGTTCGCGCTGATGGAAGCCATCGGCATGGTGGACACCCATCTTCTGGACAGCCACCGGCGCGGATCCTCAGGCGTCTGGACCGGCTGA
- a CDS encoding carboxymuconolactone decarboxylase family protein has product MSAATTQHIYLDKQHPAVWRALNGLGLKVREAADAAGVDRKTIELLHVRTSQLNGCAYCLDMHVRDAVEAGESPQRLAVLSAWRETALFTEKERAALALAECITELQDHTAREREEGYARQHLTADEFSVVSWLVITMNAFNRVSITSHHPVRRDR; this is encoded by the coding sequence TTGAGCGCCGCAACAACCCAGCACATCTACCTCGACAAGCAGCACCCCGCGGTTTGGCGCGCCCTTAACGGGCTGGGCCTGAAAGTGCGCGAAGCCGCCGACGCGGCCGGGGTAGACCGCAAGACCATTGAACTTCTCCACGTCCGGACCTCCCAGCTCAACGGCTGCGCCTATTGCCTCGACATGCACGTGCGGGACGCCGTGGAGGCCGGCGAGAGCCCACAGCGGCTCGCAGTGTTGTCGGCATGGCGGGAGACGGCCCTGTTCACGGAGAAGGAGCGTGCGGCCCTCGCACTGGCCGAATGCATCACCGAACTGCAGGATCACACGGCACGCGAACGTGAAGAAGGATATGCCCGTCAGCACCTCACGGCGGACGAGTTTTCGGTGGTCAGCTGGCTGGTAATCACCATGAACGCCTTCAACCGGGTGTCCATCACCAGCCACCATCCTGTCCGCCGGGACCGCTGA
- the pknB gene encoding Stk1 family PASTA domain-containing Ser/Thr kinase, whose amino-acid sequence MSDSARTPLHREDSLPVDNQRVLSGRYELGGIIGRGGMADVHRGVDTRLGRTVAIKLLRPDMARDPQFQARFKREAQSVAALNHPSIVAIYDTGEHTVPDGSEDSVRVPYIVMEFVEGRTIRDLIRAKEVSIDQAIDFCLGVLSALEYSHKAGIVHRDIKPANVMYCEGSNSVKVMDFGIARAIADSSATMTQTQAVVGTAQYLSPEQARGETVDARSDLYSAACLLYEMLTARPPFIGDSPVSVAYQHVREIPEPASSVNPEVSAALDSVLAKALQKNRADRFQDAAAFRRALRAARAGVSVPALAATEAPTDPNDHVPTPERPPVTEAFGLTGAGFLDDAPTGWQRNADDTRTDGVPVMAAATLGQSDVDELPLGFAPERERTARQKSRRRTWIATLVIFTLLVLGGGGLWLYNIMNQPAPAPPKVAVPAVVSLTESAALQELYGANLRPQIKRNKHETIPSGTAIGTDPVAGTSLDPNAEVILNISEGPSAVKIPENLPGQTEAAARDILRQAGLVGAPSTTTANSATVPGGRVITTSPAPGQMVGVGTTVEIVISTGKVSMPELRGRTRAEAETALKELGLVPNVQEVENSQVEAGRVTDQSDPVNAAVDQGKTINIVVAKEPAPPPSPTPTATPSATKKG is encoded by the coding sequence CGTTGCTATCAAGCTTCTCCGCCCGGATATGGCCCGTGATCCGCAGTTCCAGGCGCGCTTCAAACGGGAAGCGCAGTCCGTGGCGGCGTTGAACCATCCGTCCATCGTCGCCATTTACGACACGGGCGAACATACGGTTCCGGATGGCTCGGAGGACAGTGTCCGGGTGCCCTACATCGTGATGGAGTTTGTTGAGGGCCGGACCATCCGCGACCTGATCCGGGCCAAGGAAGTCAGCATTGACCAGGCCATCGACTTCTGCCTGGGCGTGCTTTCTGCCCTTGAATACAGCCACAAGGCGGGCATCGTCCACCGGGACATCAAACCCGCCAACGTGATGTACTGCGAAGGCTCCAATTCCGTGAAGGTCATGGACTTCGGGATCGCCCGGGCCATCGCCGATTCATCCGCCACCATGACGCAGACCCAGGCCGTGGTGGGCACTGCCCAGTACCTCTCGCCCGAGCAAGCCCGGGGCGAAACAGTGGATGCGCGCAGCGACCTCTACTCCGCAGCGTGCCTGCTGTACGAAATGCTCACCGCCCGCCCGCCCTTTATTGGTGACAGCCCCGTGTCCGTGGCGTACCAGCACGTCAGGGAAATCCCGGAGCCCGCGAGCAGCGTGAACCCGGAGGTCTCGGCCGCCCTGGACAGTGTCCTGGCCAAGGCTCTGCAGAAGAACCGGGCGGACCGTTTCCAGGACGCGGCCGCCTTCCGGCGTGCGCTGCGCGCCGCCCGGGCGGGCGTGTCCGTGCCCGCGCTGGCCGCAACCGAAGCGCCCACCGATCCCAACGACCACGTCCCGACGCCGGAACGCCCGCCCGTGACAGAGGCGTTCGGGCTCACCGGAGCCGGCTTCCTGGACGATGCCCCCACCGGCTGGCAGCGCAATGCGGACGACACCCGGACTGACGGCGTACCGGTTATGGCGGCCGCCACCCTGGGACAGTCGGATGTCGATGAACTGCCCTTGGGCTTCGCTCCGGAACGTGAGCGGACCGCCCGGCAGAAGTCCCGTCGTCGTACGTGGATTGCCACACTGGTGATCTTCACCCTGCTGGTTCTTGGCGGCGGCGGTCTCTGGCTGTACAACATCATGAACCAGCCAGCTCCAGCGCCGCCCAAGGTGGCGGTCCCGGCGGTCGTGTCCCTGACGGAGTCGGCGGCCCTGCAGGAACTTTATGGTGCCAACCTGCGGCCGCAGATCAAACGGAACAAGCACGAGACCATACCCAGTGGGACGGCCATCGGCACTGACCCGGTGGCCGGAACCTCGCTTGACCCCAATGCGGAGGTGATCCTGAATATCTCTGAAGGCCCAAGCGCCGTCAAGATTCCGGAGAACCTTCCGGGCCAGACAGAAGCCGCGGCGCGGGACATCCTGCGCCAGGCAGGACTCGTGGGAGCCCCTTCCACCACCACAGCCAACAGCGCCACCGTTCCCGGCGGCCGTGTGATTACCACCAGCCCGGCACCGGGCCAGATGGTGGGAGTGGGCACCACGGTGGAGATCGTGATTTCCACCGGCAAGGTGTCCATGCCTGAACTGCGGGGCCGCACGCGTGCCGAGGCGGAAACGGCGCTGAAGGAACTGGGCCTGGTCCCCAACGTCCAGGAAGTGGAGAACTCCCAGGTGGAGGCGGGCCGGGTCACGGATCAAAGTGACCCCGTGAATGCCGCCGTCGACCAGGGCAAGACGATCAATATTGTGGTGGCCAAGGAACCGGCCCCGCCGCCATCGCCAACGCCAACGGCTACGCCCTCAGCCACTAAAAAGGGCTAA